A single window of Chitinophagales bacterium DNA harbors:
- a CDS encoding AAA family ATPase has translation MKKIPYGGVGSFNDLVTEGYLYIDRTQYIRELEALSEKHLFFLRPRRFGKSLFISVLHHYYGWEHQDKFEKLFGAYNIGHEPTSLKNSYLVLKFNFSGVNTATDETTYNSFLESVRLSVATFLETYDVFFDSENLEKLEQISSPEIIMKQLWHWVKNEGEGRKVYVLIDEYDQFTNEIIAYRFEEFKTTVSRNGWVRKFYETLKIGSDDGIVSRTFITGVTPITLDSLTSGFSGATDISGVLRFHEMMGFRQEEVIGILQGIGIEEADLPNTMGEMKMWYDGYVFHKRAKNSLYNSEMVLYFAQQYLEEGAYPEKLLATSVATDYHKIRSMFRIAHKEKENIHALYKILVDKEIKAQLTIRYNFEIGWQESDFVSLLYYLGFLTIKGSLVNQLIFTIPNYVIRELYYQYFMQITLERANLDTYQIDIQSKVLELAMHNNIEPIIHLTESVLAQLSANHDHAAFNETHPKSIFASWFYAAGIYHIYSEFEVEKKNEDNEKGRVDLLLTRRQPFDKEVPHQFIFELKYLKKAGVKRLKTIKKEAASQLEEYLKDDKIKEMKDLKAYVVVFVGNKADIVRLK, from the coding sequence ATGAAGAAAATCCCTTATGGCGGTGTAGGCAGTTTTAATGACTTGGTAACAGAAGGGTATCTTTACATTGACCGTACTCAGTATATAAGAGAACTGGAAGCATTGAGTGAAAAACATTTGTTCTTTTTGCGTCCTCGCCGTTTTGGTAAAAGTTTGTTTATTTCCGTTTTGCACCATTACTATGGTTGGGAACACCAAGATAAATTTGAAAAACTTTTTGGAGCATACAATATCGGACACGAACCTACCTCTCTGAAAAACAGTTATTTGGTCTTGAAATTTAATTTCTCAGGTGTAAATACAGCTACAGATGAAACGACTTACAATAGCTTTTTGGAAAGTGTTAGGTTGAGTGTGGCTACTTTTTTAGAAACGTATGATGTCTTTTTTGATTCCGAAAATTTAGAAAAACTGGAACAGATTTCTTCACCCGAAATCATTATGAAGCAATTGTGGCATTGGGTGAAAAACGAAGGAGAGGGGCGAAAAGTGTATGTATTAATAGATGAATACGATCAGTTTACCAATGAAATTATTGCATATCGTTTTGAAGAATTCAAAACGACGGTAAGCAGAAATGGATGGGTACGAAAATTTTATGAAACTTTAAAAATTGGCTCTGATGATGGAATTGTAAGCAGAACTTTTATTACAGGGGTTACACCTATTACATTGGATAGTTTGACGAGTGGGTTTAGCGGTGCAACAGATATTAGTGGAGTACTTCGATTTCATGAAATGATGGGGTTTAGACAAGAGGAAGTTATTGGTATTCTGCAAGGTATAGGTATTGAAGAAGCTGATTTACCCAATACAATGGGTGAAATGAAAATGTGGTACGATGGTTATGTCTTTCACAAACGTGCAAAAAATTCGCTGTACAATTCCGAAATGGTGTTGTATTTCGCTCAGCAATATTTAGAGGAAGGAGCTTATCCAGAGAAATTACTGGCAACAAGTGTGGCAACAGATTATCATAAAATTCGATCGATGTTTCGGATTGCACACAAAGAAAAAGAAAACATTCATGCTCTATATAAAATATTGGTTGATAAAGAGATAAAAGCGCAACTGACTATTAGGTATAATTTTGAAATTGGTTGGCAGGAAAGTGATTTTGTAAGTTTGTTATATTATCTCGGATTTTTGACCATCAAAGGAAGCTTGGTTAATCAGTTGATTTTTACCATTCCAAATTACGTCATACGAGAATTATACTACCAATATTTTATGCAAATTACCTTGGAGCGTGCAAACTTAGATACCTACCAAATAGACATCCAATCAAAAGTATTGGAATTGGCAATGCACAACAATATTGAGCCTATTATTCACTTGACAGAATCTGTATTGGCGCAATTATCTGCAAACCATGACCACGCTGCATTTAATGAAACCCACCCAAAATCTATTTTTGCTTCTTGGTTTTATGCAGCAGGGATTTATCATATTTACAGCGAGTTTGAAGTAGAAAAGAAAAATGAGGATAACGAAAAAGGGCGGGTTGATTTGTTGCTCACTCGGCGACAACCTTTTGATAAAGAAGTTCCTCATCAATTTATTTTTGAATTGAAGTATCTAAAAAAAGCAGGTGTAAAACGATTGAAGACAATCAAAAAGGAAGCAGCATCCCAATTGGAAGAATACTTGAAGGATGATAAGATTAAGGAAATGAAAGATTTAAAAGCTTATGTCGTGGTTTTTGTGGGGAATAAGGCGGATATAGTTAGGTTGAAATAG
- the asnB gene encoding asparagine synthase (glutamine-hydrolyzing): MCGITGFYSPSSKLQQEDLQQMTDCLTHRGPDAANYFFEAKIEGNIALGHRRLSIIDLSEAANQPFYSKDGRYVMVFNGEIYNYQNIAQQLQLSCSTTSDSEVIIEAFAKIGAAAIELLNGMFAIVIFDKMANRLHFFRDRLGIKPLYYWWNRHDLIFASEIKALKAVVKRWQVDKTAVSSFLYLGYVPCPNTFFQNVYQIPAGNSAVFENGELHISPYWQLNQQIESQVIQNEIAAKEELKSLLQSSVEYRLIADVPIGTFLSGGIDSSLVTAIAQSITDKPVKTFSIGFKESKFNESDHARKVAKHLKTEHHEFILSEQEALDQIESLLDIYDQPFADSSAVPTLLVSQMARKHVTVALSGDGGDELFMGYGMYNWAKRLANPLLRSFRKPIAQLLQQSPQNRHKRAALVFAASNKKRLKSHIFSQEQYLFSEEEIANLLTPSFKSAAFSFNEQFDDLARSLSAEEQQALFDLHFYLPDDLLTKVDRASMLHSLEVRVPLLDHRIVNFALNLDSTLKTNNGVSKYLLKKVLYDYVPAAYFDRPKWGFSIPLAHWLKNDLHYLIDAYLSDSLVGSLGVVEVGVVRKLKWDFLKGKDYLFNRIWVLILLHKFLSK; encoded by the coding sequence ATGTGTGGCATTACAGGTTTCTATTCTCCCTCCTCTAAACTTCAACAAGAAGATCTTCAACAAATGACCGATTGCTTGACGCATCGAGGTCCTGATGCTGCTAACTATTTTTTTGAAGCTAAAATAGAAGGCAACATAGCCTTAGGACACAGACGGCTCAGCATTATAGATTTATCCGAGGCAGCCAACCAACCTTTCTACTCCAAAGATGGACGTTATGTGATGGTCTTCAATGGAGAAATTTACAATTATCAAAATATTGCCCAACAATTGCAGTTGTCTTGCAGTACAACTTCGGATAGTGAAGTCATCATTGAAGCTTTTGCTAAAATAGGAGCAGCAGCCATTGAATTGCTAAACGGTATGTTTGCCATCGTAATATTTGATAAGATGGCAAATCGGCTTCATTTCTTTAGAGATCGATTGGGTATCAAACCTTTGTATTATTGGTGGAATCGGCATGATTTGATTTTCGCTTCCGAAATAAAAGCCCTCAAAGCTGTTGTCAAAAGATGGCAGGTGGACAAAACAGCGGTTTCTTCTTTTTTATATTTGGGCTACGTTCCTTGTCCAAATACTTTCTTCCAAAACGTTTACCAAATTCCCGCCGGCAATTCTGCCGTTTTTGAAAATGGAGAACTCCATATCTCTCCTTATTGGCAATTGAATCAGCAAATAGAATCACAAGTCATTCAAAATGAAATAGCTGCAAAAGAGGAACTTAAAAGCTTACTCCAATCATCCGTTGAATACCGCTTGATTGCAGATGTGCCTATCGGCACTTTTTTGAGTGGTGGAATTGATTCGAGTTTGGTCACTGCAATTGCTCAGTCAATTACGGATAAGCCTGTAAAGACATTTTCTATTGGCTTCAAAGAGAGTAAATTCAATGAAAGCGACCATGCTCGAAAAGTGGCCAAACATCTGAAAACCGAACACCACGAATTTATCTTATCCGAACAAGAAGCACTCGATCAAATAGAATCACTTTTAGACATTTACGACCAACCCTTTGCAGACAGTTCTGCCGTGCCTACGCTTTTGGTGTCGCAGATGGCACGCAAGCATGTCACTGTTGCATTGTCGGGAGATGGTGGAGATGAATTATTTATGGGATATGGTATGTACAACTGGGCGAAACGTCTTGCGAATCCTTTGTTGCGATCTTTCCGCAAACCGATTGCCCAACTATTACAGCAATCGCCCCAAAATAGGCACAAAAGAGCCGCTTTGGTTTTTGCAGCCTCCAACAAAAAACGACTTAAAAGTCATATTTTTTCGCAAGAACAATACTTGTTTAGTGAAGAAGAAATTGCCAATTTGCTTACTCCCTCTTTCAAATCGGCTGCCTTTTCCTTCAATGAGCAATTTGACGATTTAGCACGTTCACTTTCTGCTGAAGAACAACAGGCATTGTTCGACCTTCATTTTTACCTTCCAGACGATTTACTGACAAAAGTGGATCGAGCAAGTATGCTTCACAGCCTCGAAGTGCGTGTTCCGCTTTTAGACCATCGAATTGTTAACTTTGCACTAAATTTGGATAGCACTCTAAAAACCAACAATGGTGTATCCAAATATTTATTGAAGAAAGTGTTGTATGATTATGTTCCCGCAGCTTATTTTGACCGCCCCAAATGGGGTTTCTCAATTCCTTTGGCACATTGGCTCAAAAACGATCTTCATTATTTGATAGATGCCTATTTGTCAGATAGTTTGGTTGGGAGTTTAGGCGTGGTAGAAGTAGGGGTTGTTCGTAAATTGAAGTGGGATTTTTTGAAGGGAAAAGATTATTTGTTCAATCGAATATGGGTGCTAATACTGCTGCATAAATTTTTATCGAAGTAG
- a CDS encoding M14 family zinc carboxypeptidase translates to MNKISACFLFFICLCFFTHFSFAQQTVNQEQYSRAKIYTNELGLVELGALGVEIDHGEYKKGVWFVSDFSASELKKIAAAGFVFDIIHEDVVSYYTSKERAATLQKLPTKIAGCAATAGIEVGDYPVPTDFELGSMGGYFTYQEMLNHLDNMATKYPDLISRRDTIEGFNTHDDNVLQWVKISDSPNVDEDEPEVLYTALHHAREPVSLSQMIYYMYYLLENYETDENIRFLVDNTEMYFIPCINPDGYQYNELIRPNGGGMWRRNTNDNDGNGTFNPQVDGVDLNRNYDWEWGRDDFGSSSDPTSDTYRGNAPASEPETQAVQYFCEQHDFKIALNYHAFSDLLIYPWGYIEDFYTPDSALYVNYAQIMTQENNYIAGTGNQTVGYLVNGSSDDWMYGQQISKNKIFAFTPEVGGSEDGFWPSSNRIVPLCQENMWQNIAAASFVHNFAIIEEKSPLYVNEIESNVSFELTRIGLQNGVPFSVSIEATNDAITTVGAPKSFELTETLATVEDMIYYQLRSDLKIGDLITFDLIIDNQQGMVQRISVSKYFGAPVLAFEDKADNLESWTGNVWGLSNTEFYSSSTSITDSPSGTYAADATNQLLLNETIDLTDCKIATLTFWAKWRIEAHYDYVQIFAVDSETGVETPLCGNYTKLGNAYLESDQPLYDGIQSSWVKEEISLNDFIGQKITLRFLFWSDSFVEYDGFYFDDLQVTKLGGDVGTTIADFQPNPNILLSQNSPNPAEELTSFSFEVPNNYGSMDLVVYNALGQTLQRQPVSTTTKGSILLDINNLENGIYFCRLESNRGRSNVVRLTVVK, encoded by the coding sequence ATGAATAAAATTTCCGCATGTTTTCTATTTTTCATTTGTTTGTGCTTTTTCACCCATTTTTCTTTTGCACAACAAACTGTTAATCAAGAACAGTATTCAAGAGCGAAAATTTATACCAATGAATTAGGCTTGGTAGAGTTAGGTGCTTTGGGTGTGGAAATAGACCACGGTGAGTACAAAAAAGGGGTTTGGTTTGTGAGTGATTTTTCGGCATCCGAACTCAAAAAAATTGCAGCAGCAGGTTTTGTTTTCGACATTATTCACGAAGATGTAGTCAGTTATTATACAAGCAAAGAACGAGCTGCAACACTTCAAAAATTGCCCACCAAAATCGCTGGTTGTGCTGCTACGGCGGGCATTGAAGTAGGAGATTATCCTGTGCCTACTGACTTTGAATTGGGAAGTATGGGTGGTTATTTCACCTACCAAGAAATGCTGAATCATCTGGACAATATGGCTACTAAATATCCAGATTTAATCAGCAGAAGAGATACCATTGAAGGTTTCAATACACACGATGACAATGTGTTGCAATGGGTAAAAATATCTGACTCACCAAATGTGGATGAAGACGAACCCGAAGTGCTTTACACCGCATTGCACCATGCTCGTGAGCCTGTTTCGCTTTCACAAATGATTTACTATATGTATTACCTTCTCGAAAACTATGAAACGGACGAAAACATTCGGTTTTTGGTGGACAATACAGAGATGTATTTTATTCCTTGTATCAATCCTGATGGCTACCAATACAATGAGTTGATTCGCCCGAATGGTGGTGGTATGTGGCGTAGAAATACAAACGATAATGATGGAAATGGCACCTTCAATCCACAAGTTGACGGAGTAGATCTGAATAGAAACTACGATTGGGAATGGGGAAGAGATGATTTTGGTTCATCATCTGATCCTACGAGCGATACGTATAGAGGGAATGCTCCTGCTTCGGAACCAGAAACGCAAGCTGTTCAATATTTTTGTGAGCAGCATGACTTCAAAATTGCCCTCAACTACCATGCTTTTAGCGACTTGTTGATTTATCCTTGGGGTTATATTGAAGATTTTTATACGCCCGATTCTGCTCTGTATGTAAATTATGCACAGATAATGACACAAGAAAACAATTACATTGCAGGAACAGGTAATCAAACAGTTGGATATTTGGTAAATGGAAGTTCTGATGATTGGATGTATGGACAACAAATCAGCAAAAACAAGATATTTGCTTTTACTCCCGAAGTAGGGGGGTCGGAAGATGGTTTTTGGCCCTCATCCAACCGTATTGTTCCGCTCTGTCAGGAAAATATGTGGCAAAATATTGCTGCTGCTTCATTCGTCCATAATTTTGCCATCATTGAAGAAAAATCTCCTTTGTACGTCAATGAAATAGAATCAAATGTTTCATTTGAACTAACCCGAATAGGCTTACAAAATGGTGTTCCTTTTAGCGTTTCTATTGAAGCTACAAATGATGCTATCACTACTGTTGGCGCACCCAAAAGCTTTGAATTGACAGAGACTTTGGCTACAGTTGAAGATATGATATACTATCAACTGCGAAGTGACCTAAAAATAGGTGACTTAATCACATTTGATTTGATTATTGACAACCAACAAGGTATGGTGCAACGCATATCTGTTTCCAAATATTTTGGCGCACCAGTGCTTGCATTTGAAGACAAAGCAGATAATTTGGAGTCCTGGACGGGCAATGTATGGGGCTTGAGTAACACAGAGTTTTATTCGAGCAGCACTTCTATAACCGATTCTCCCAGTGGTACTTATGCTGCTGATGCGACTAACCAATTGTTACTCAACGAAACCATTGACCTGACAGACTGCAAGATAGCAACACTTACTTTCTGGGCAAAGTGGCGCATTGAAGCGCACTATGATTATGTACAAATTTTTGCTGTTGATTCCGAAACAGGCGTGGAAACACCTCTTTGTGGCAATTACACAAAATTGGGTAATGCTTATTTGGAGAGCGACCAACCACTTTATGATGGGATTCAGAGCAGTTGGGTAAAAGAAGAAATTTCTTTAAACGATTTCATTGGTCAAAAAATCACCTTGCGTTTTTTGTTTTGGTCTGACTCATTTGTAGAATACGATGGCTTCTACTTCGATGATTTACAAGTCACTAAGTTGGGGGGGGATGTTGGAACTACCATTGCAGATTTTCAGCCAAACCCCAATATTTTGCTAAGTCAAAACAGTCCTAATCCCGCTGAAGAACTAACTTCTTTTAGTTTTGAAGTCCCCAATAATTATGGATCAATGGATTTGGTGGTTTACAATGCGTTAGGACAAACACTTCAACGCCAACCTGTTTCAACCACTACAAAAGGTTCTATTTTGTTGGATATAAACAATTTAGAAAATGGAATTTATTTTTGCCGCTTAGAAAGCAATAGAGGCAGATCCAATGTTGTGCGCTTGACAGTGGTGAAATAA
- the prmC gene encoding peptide chain release factor N(5)-glutamine methyltransferase gives MYLPDIDQALQQLQQTLSNIYDIGEAKAISNIVLEHLLQMNRLSLQINKHHSLSANQFLQLQEITKRLLQNEPVQYVLGETEFYGLILKVNSSVLIPRQETEELVEWITLSIPHYIYMLPWTSNNFNILDIGVGSGCISLALKKEYPNANITGIDVSEDALSVAQQNSDLLQLPIDLQKIDVLDRTLWDLLPNYHIIVSNPPYICESEKEILDENVVRYEPELALFVADTDPLIFYKTIADLALLKLHKNSILFFEVSEHFAEDCKEMLLKKGFQARLRKDINGKSRMIQASIDKNLHKTSNLSEYE, from the coding sequence ATGTATCTACCCGATATTGACCAAGCTCTTCAACAGTTGCAGCAAACCCTATCAAATATTTACGATATAGGAGAAGCCAAAGCTATCAGCAATATCGTTTTGGAGCATCTTCTTCAAATGAATCGCCTTTCGCTTCAAATCAATAAACACCATTCATTGAGTGCCAATCAATTTCTACAATTGCAGGAAATCACCAAACGTTTGCTACAAAATGAACCTGTTCAATATGTTCTTGGAGAAACTGAATTTTACGGACTTATATTGAAGGTAAATTCATCTGTTTTGATTCCTCGACAAGAAACCGAAGAATTGGTAGAATGGATAACGTTATCTATTCCGCACTATATATATATGCTTCCTTGGACTTCAAATAATTTTAATATTTTAGACATTGGAGTGGGAAGTGGGTGCATATCTTTGGCTTTGAAAAAAGAATACCCAAATGCAAACATCACAGGCATTGATGTAAGTGAAGATGCATTGAGTGTGGCGCAACAAAATTCAGACTTACTTCAACTGCCCATTGATTTACAAAAAATAGATGTGCTAGATAGGACACTTTGGGATTTGCTGCCCAACTATCATATTATTGTGAGCAATCCTCCCTATATTTGCGAATCGGAAAAAGAAATATTAGATGAAAATGTGGTGCGATATGAACCTGAACTTGCCCTGTTTGTTGCAGATACAGATCCACTCATTTTCTACAAAACCATCGCCGATTTAGCCTTATTGAAGCTGCATAAAAACAGCATTCTCTTTTTTGAAGTAAGCGAACACTTTGCAGAAGACTGCAAAGAAATGTTGCTGAAAAAAGGGTTTCAGGCAAGACTTCGAAAGGACATCAATGGCAAATCACGAATGATACAAGCTTCGATTGATAAAAATCTTCATAAAACTTCAAACCTATCCGAATATGAATAA
- a CDS encoding Glu/Leu/Phe/Val dehydrogenase, with amino-acid sequence MSGANINSKFTFNQSVEYYFDKASALTDHSNGLLKQIKACNSVIRMQFPVKVKGEYHVLEAYRAQHSHHKTPCKGGIRYSEGVDQDEVIALASLMTYKCAIVDVPFGGAKGGIKINPKNYTTTQLQRITRRYTTELIKKNFIGPAIDVPAPDYGTGAREMSWILDTFVTFNPGMIDAYGCVTGKPVTQSGIRGRVEATGRGVFFGVREAVSNEEDMKALGLETGIEGKRVVVQGLGNVGFHSAKIFQEEGAHIIGVAEYEGAIYDPTGKGFDIDALFEHRTHTGSILNFPGSKNFSSGAEALEMDCDILIPAAIERVITGENAPRIKAKIIAEAANGPTTPEAEEILLERGIMVIPDVYLNAGGVTVSYFEWLKNLSHVRFGRMSKRHEEMVQRRFVKAIEDNTGKLLKPEERKLIIQGGSEVDIVRSGLEDTMITAFQEIHSTWKTYPGVRDLRTAAFVVAINKVATSYVELGIFP; translated from the coding sequence ATGTCTGGAGCAAACATTAATTCTAAATTTACCTTCAATCAAAGCGTCGAATACTACTTCGACAAAGCATCTGCTTTGACTGATCATTCCAATGGCTTGTTAAAACAAATAAAAGCCTGTAATAGTGTGATTCGGATGCAATTTCCTGTGAAAGTCAAAGGAGAATACCACGTATTGGAAGCCTATCGTGCCCAACACAGTCATCACAAAACACCTTGTAAGGGAGGTATCCGATACAGCGAAGGGGTCGACCAAGATGAAGTAATCGCTTTGGCATCCTTGATGACTTACAAATGTGCGATTGTAGATGTACCTTTTGGAGGAGCAAAAGGAGGGATTAAAATCAATCCTAAAAACTACACAACTACACAACTTCAACGCATCACCCGCCGATATACAACTGAGTTGATTAAGAAAAACTTTATCGGCCCTGCAATTGACGTTCCTGCTCCTGACTACGGAACAGGCGCACGAGAAATGTCTTGGATTTTAGACACTTTTGTGACCTTCAATCCTGGAATGATTGACGCTTATGGCTGTGTGACAGGAAAACCTGTGACGCAATCTGGCATTAGAGGTCGTGTAGAAGCTACTGGTCGAGGCGTTTTTTTTGGAGTGCGTGAAGCTGTTAGCAATGAAGAAGATATGAAAGCTTTGGGCTTAGAAACTGGTATCGAAGGCAAACGTGTAGTTGTACAAGGTCTTGGAAATGTAGGTTTTCACTCTGCAAAAATTTTCCAAGAAGAAGGCGCACACATAATTGGTGTTGCCGAATATGAGGGAGCTATTTATGATCCAACTGGAAAAGGTTTTGACATTGATGCTCTTTTTGAACACCGCACACATACAGGCAGCATTTTGAATTTCCCTGGCTCTAAAAACTTCTCAAGTGGTGCTGAGGCCCTAGAAATGGATTGTGATATCTTGATTCCTGCTGCAATCGAAAGAGTAATTACTGGCGAAAATGCGCCCCGAATCAAAGCCAAAATCATTGCAGAAGCCGCAAATGGCCCTACAACTCCTGAGGCAGAAGAGATCTTGCTCGAAAGAGGCATCATGGTTATCCCTGATGTATATCTCAACGCAGGTGGTGTGACAGTTTCTTATTTTGAGTGGCTAAAAAACTTGTCTCATGTTCGTTTTGGTAGAATGTCTAAACGCCATGAGGAAATGGTGCAACGTCGTTTTGTGAAAGCGATTGAAGACAATACTGGTAAATTATTGAAGCCTGAAGAACGCAAACTCATCATTCAAGGTGGCAGCGAAGTCGACATTGTACGTTCTGGTTTGGAGGATACCATGATTACGGCATTTCAAGAAATTCACTCAACTTGGAAAACATATCCTGGTGTGAGAGACTTACGAACCGCTGCTTTTGTAGTGGCTATCAACAAAGTTGCTACTTCTTATGTTGAATTGGGTATTTTCCCATAA
- a CDS encoding YeeE/YedE thiosulfate transporter family protein, with product MIEWISQPWAWYVSGPMITLIMLLLLWLGGEFGVSSTMRTTCAMLGAGKKSDFFNFDWKSQMWNIAFAGGAIIGGFIAHTFLQSPEPIGISVNTIRDIEQLGIAFDGKLAPDALFSWEQFFTLRGMITVVLGGFLVGFGTRYAGGCTSGHAISGLSNLQLPSLIAVIGFFVGGLIMTHFLLPFIMGL from the coding sequence ATGATAGAATGGATTTCACAACCTTGGGCTTGGTATGTTTCTGGTCCAATGATAACACTGATAATGTTGTTGCTACTTTGGTTGGGAGGAGAATTTGGCGTATCTTCCACCATGCGAACAACTTGCGCCATGTTGGGAGCAGGTAAAAAATCGGATTTCTTCAACTTTGACTGGAAAAGTCAAATGTGGAATATTGCCTTTGCGGGTGGTGCTATTATTGGTGGATTCATTGCCCACACCTTTCTTCAAAGCCCTGAACCCATCGGTATTTCTGTCAATACCATTCGAGATATTGAACAATTGGGTATTGCATTTGACGGAAAACTTGCACCCGACGCCTTGTTCAGTTGGGAACAATTTTTTACCCTTCGAGGAATGATAACGGTTGTTTTAGGTGGGTTTTTAGTAGGCTTTGGAACTCGCTATGCAGGAGGATGTACATCGGGACATGCCATTAGCGGACTGTCTAATCTACAATTGCCATCTCTCATTGCAGTGATTGGATTTTTTGTTGGAGGATTGATTATGACACACTTTTTGTTACCTTTTATCATGGGACTCTAA
- a CDS encoding DUF6691 family protein, whose translation MKLIKFVLVGILFGIIMTKSEAISWYRIQEMFRFQAFHMYGIMGSALSLGIVFTALIKKSHLKSIEGKEIVFNDKNKGVTRYLLGGIIFGLGWALAGACPGPIYTLIGNGYTVFIVLLISAILGTFTYGVFRDKLPH comes from the coding sequence ATGAAATTAATCAAATTTGTATTGGTAGGTATATTGTTTGGTATTATTATGACCAAATCAGAAGCGATTTCATGGTATCGAATACAAGAAATGTTTCGTTTCCAAGCTTTTCACATGTATGGCATTATGGGGTCTGCATTGAGTTTAGGCATTGTCTTCACTGCTTTGATTAAAAAATCACATCTCAAATCAATTGAAGGAAAAGAAATTGTCTTCAATGATAAAAATAAAGGGGTTACACGCTACCTATTAGGTGGAATCATTTTTGGATTGGGATGGGCATTGGCAGGAGCCTGTCCAGGACCTATTTATACATTAATCGGCAATGGCTATACTGTATTTATTGTGTTGCTGATAAGTGCTATTTTAGGAACATTCACATACGGTGTTTTTAGGGACAAATTGCCCCACTAA
- the pseC gene encoding UDP-4-amino-4,6-dideoxy-N-acetyl-beta-L-altrosamine transaminase produces MTKKYIPYGRQEITQADLDAVAASLQSDYLTQGPRIQEFEEALAAKLGAKYAVVFNSATSALHGGCFALGLGEGDEVITTPNTFVATSNAALYVGAIPVFADIEADTGNIDVANIEALISPKTKLIVPVHYAGHPVDLEAIRKIADRHNLYVMEDACHAPGAMYKNTQIGDCAFSDMVSFSFHPVKHIAAGEGGAILTNREDLYEKLLVFRTHGITKKNMRRNDLGDWYFEMHVLGYNYRLTDMQAALGLSQLQRLDESVEKRRKIADFYFEAFADNPYFDLPPERDYAKNSYHLFPIRLKNPYNAQKTAIFGALRENGIGVQTHYIPAYTHPYYQDLGYPMGLCPVCEDFYEREISIPMYPSLSDQDLAFVVTQIFATLQCFES; encoded by the coding sequence ATGACAAAAAAATATATCCCTTATGGTCGGCAAGAAATCACACAGGCCGATTTAGATGCTGTTGCCGCTTCACTTCAATCTGATTATCTCACACAAGGGCCACGCATCCAAGAATTTGAAGAGGCTTTGGCAGCTAAGTTGGGTGCAAAATATGCAGTGGTGTTCAATTCTGCAACATCGGCTTTGCATGGTGGCTGTTTTGCATTGGGTTTGGGCGAAGGAGATGAGGTCATTACCACGCCCAATACTTTTGTGGCTACCTCCAACGCTGCCTTGTATGTTGGTGCGATACCCGTTTTTGCAGACATTGAAGCCGATACTGGCAATATAGATGTGGCGAATATTGAAGCCCTCATTAGCCCCAAAACCAAATTGATTGTTCCTGTACATTATGCAGGACATCCTGTTGATTTAGAAGCAATTCGTAAGATTGCAGACAGGCATAATTTGTATGTGATGGAGGATGCTTGTCATGCGCCTGGTGCTATGTATAAAAATACACAGATTGGAGATTGTGCTTTTTCGGATATGGTTTCGTTTAGTTTTCACCCCGTCAAGCACATTGCAGCAGGGGAGGGCGGTGCTATCTTAACGAATCGAGAGGATTTGTATGAAAAACTATTGGTTTTTCGAACACATGGCATTACTAAAAAAAATATGCGCCGCAATGATTTGGGCGATTGGTATTTTGAAATGCACGTTTTGGGCTACAATTATCGTTTGACAGATATGCAAGCAGCTTTGGGTTTGTCACAATTGCAGCGTTTAGATGAATCGGTTGAGAAAAGACGCAAAATTGCCGATTTTTATTTTGAAGCATTTGCTGATAACCCCTATTTCGACCTGCCTCCAGAGCGAGATTACGCCAAAAACTCCTACCATCTTTTTCCCATTCGCCTCAAAAATCCTTACAATGCTCAAAAAACAGCTATATTTGGAGCATTGCGTGAGAATGGAATAGGAGTTCAAACGCATTATATTCCTGCTTATACACATCCTTATTATCAAGATTTGGGTTATCCGATGGGTCTGTGTCCTGTTTGCGAAGATTTTTATGAGCGAGAGATTAGTATTCCGATGTATCCTTCTTTGTCAGACCAAGATTTGGCATTTGTGGTAACGCAAATTTTTGCTACCCTTCAATGTTTTGAAAGCTAA